GTAGATGGATTTATACTGATGAATCCCAATCAATGAATCTATAACAATGAATTTATATAATGATGAATCAATATTGATCAATTGATATCAATGAATCTTATATCAATATATGGATGAATCTCTATCAGTGAATAGATAATGATGAATCTATATATCAATGAATTGATATCAATTAAAATGCTTTTCAACCACAATAAAATTATGTTCAAAACAAAATGAGATGCTGGGTGATCACAATTCCTCCTGAGTATATTCATGCCTGGGGACGTTCTGGGCTGCCCAGACTCTTCTGTTCCAAGCCAGGAGGGCAAACATGCTCTCAGGGCCTCCCTGGGCTGCCGCGTGGCTGTGGCTTCTCACCTGACAAGGGGGCACCCCTGCACATTTAGCTTCTTTTTCTAAAAGGATTCCCTGTTCTTTGGAAACACACAGCTCCTCCCCCTGAGGCTCAGTCTCCCCCTGGACAGGAGGGAGAGGTCAGCAGGACAGCTGAGGGGAGCCACTGGAGGTCAGGCACTGCTCCTGCCGCACAGGAGGAGCAGGCACCAGAGAGGTCGCGTCCATTTGCTGTCCAGCAATGGACCAGAACAGAAGCCGCTGAAGTCACAGGTGTACAAGGGCTTTCATTCTCAGCACAAAACAAGTTACACTTCTTATATCCTAAAGTTGTCGAataaacaaccaataaataacTGTGGCTGGATCTCCAGGCCCTCAAAGGCCCAGGAGGACGTTTCTGTTGGCCCGGGAAGGTCGCCAGCCAGAGAGCGGCGGTGTGAGGAGGAGTGGGGCCTCTGGGCCACAGTGCTGCCAGCGGGGCCTTGGCCCACACAGGGTCAACCTCCACCGAAGCAGCAGACCACGGTCAGCCACTGGGTGGACAGCCACACCTTGGATGGACCCCAGAAAACACTCTGGACCCTAAGGCTTAGGCCATATGGAGGCATCTTGTCATCGTCCATTCTGGGGAAGCCGCCCTGGTCCGTGGGAGGACAGGGACTGTGTCTGCTGTTTTCTGGGCTGTCCCACACTCCTCTTCCCTTGGCCGCGTGGAATTGTGGCTTTGCCCTAATAAACCGTAGCTATGCAGCAGACAGCTCTCTGTGCTGAGGTCCCCTCTGGGGTCTGTGGAAGCTGAGGGTGGTCTTAGGACCTCCGACTCGCAGTGGGCATGGCGGGGGGCTGTCTTGTGGGCGCCACCCTCCCCAAGCCCCAGCTGGCTTCCTGCAGCGAGCCACAGAGAACCCAATCCGAGGTCTGCCCAGTCTGCACTGACAGCCATTCTCTGGTTATGCTCAGAAGTAAACAGCAAACTGGGAAGAAAACTGGGAAACGGAGACACAGCGAAGACCCACACACCGACCTTCAGGGGCAGAGAAGATGAATCCGTGTcctgagagaatttttttaaatatttatttagttatagatgaacacacagcatctttctttatttttatgtggtgctaaggattgaacccagggcctcaccatgtgaggcaagcactttacactgagctacagcctcagcccgaGAGGAGAATGATTTTAAATACATTACAAATGTTTATGCTTCCAAGAGCAAGAATGCCTATGATTCAGAAAGTCACTTTATAAACTGAGATCTGCGGTGGAGGGGTTTTGATCTGCAGGTTTCCTTGGGAGAACTCCCCGTCTTTCCTACAGTGCCTCCACTTCCCTGAAGCACTTAACGAGGCGCCAGCTCTTCTGAGTGTAGCTCATGTGCCTGACAACATCCGCAGAGACCAGAGGCCGTGTCACCAGCTGTCCCTAACCCACGGCCTCCCCTTCCTGGGGCATCTTTTCCTAATGAGCATGCCTTGGGGGTCCTCATCTGCAGAAGATGACCTTGTGGTGGTACAGTTGAACATTTGCGCTCTTCTGGATGCTTGGGAGACTCAGGAAATGCACTCCTTAGCGAATGAAGAGACAGGTGAGCATGCATCCTGCCAGGTGGGTGATCTGTGGGCCAGGAGTCCAGTGGAAAGGCAAGCCTCAACAGGTGAGGTCAGATGTAATCAGCTGTCCAGCAAACCAAGAGCCCTAGGGACCTCCTACAGACAAGATTTTTCACAAACCCAGGAGGGAATCTAATTCACCATGCTGTCCACAGGGAAGCTGAGGAACAGCGTGGCCAAGATCCAGGCTCCGGTGGGAATCTGAGCCGAGAAGCCCTTTGTCCCACCTCTTACCAGCCGCCACGTCATGTGTACCTGCTGCCTCTCGCTGTTGATATGCATGGACTTGACATACGGTGGCATGGGACGGAGCTTAACATGCACATGAAATCACTGATAGTTATTCCTGGGGTTTTCTTACATCCTCAGCATTAGAGCTAAGAAGTGAAGACATCAACACTGATGTTTGGTGCCAACATGAATTACCATAGTAAGAGAAAAAGAGTTATTTTAAGTCTAAGCGTCAGAGAGAGGCTAACAACGACATGTGTCAAGCTGAAGAGCAGAGGAGCTTCACAAACGGCCCGAGTGCCACACAGACATGACTCCAAAACCCAGGCCAGAAAGACCAGAAGCAGGATGAGTTAGGTCAACCCAGGGAAGGACCAGGTGACACAGAGTTGACCACAGGATGAGTCAGGTTGACGGTGGGTAAGAGCCAAGAATCAACCCGGAAGACAGTGGGTAAGGATGGCAGGCATGtgtccaacaaatatttactgaccCAGGCACAGTGTCTGCACTAGGGGAGCCACGGTGGACACAGAGGGTTCCCCGAGTCATGAACCTGACAGTCCAGGGGGCTTGGGGGTCTTGGcaggccccagcccaggctggTCCAGGAAAACTCCTCGGCAGGAGGAACAAAGCAGACTTTGCTTTGACAAAACAGGAGGACACGTGAGAACGGTGAGCCAGGAGTGGCCAGGACAACACTAGGTCTCTCACGGCAAGGTGGGAACCAGAGTGGACCCTGTGTTGAGAAGCAGCCCTATGCAGACCGTCACCACGAGGTCGCGTGTCCGGGAAAGCAGGAGCACGCTTCTCCAGGACACACACTCAGAGTGGGGAGCTTGCTTGGTCCTCGTTGGAGCATGTTTAGGCTCGGGGTCTTCATGACAGTGAGTGTCCCAGTTCCTTCTTCAGGGGCTGGGCGCACAGCTCTGTTCTCAGGACATGGTAGCCTCGGCTTTGGTGTCCAGTGATACAAAGTGAAACACCATTTCCCACTTTCAGGGTGAAACAAAACAGCACAGCGGCCCGGGCTGCCCCGCCCTGCAGAGCCTCCCTCCAGGGCCCCTCTGGGGTCCCACGCTGGCTCTGCCGGCTTCTCACTGGGGAAATGTGGAACTCGCCTGCTCTGTGGCAGGAAaagcctttcttttctcttaggGAGAGCGGGGAGCCAGCTCTCGGGGGCTTTGCTCCTGTGGCTGTCCCCCGGCACAGGGGGCCTGGGGCCATGGTGCGCCCCAGCTGCTCGGCCCCCAGCACCTCCGTGGAGACAGTGGTGGGCGTGCTGCTGGCCCTGGAGTGTGGGCTGGGCCTGCCGGGCCATGCTGCTGCCCTGTGGACCTTCTTCCACCTCGAGGTGTGGAAGCCTTACACCGTGTACCTGCTCAGCCTGCTGCTGACCGCCTGCCTGCCCTTCCACGCAGCCTTCTACCTGAGACACAGGGCCTGGGGCCTCAGCCTCATGTCCTGCCAGGCCCTGCtctgcctgctgctcctcagctGTGGAGTGGGGGTGGCCTGCGACCGGTACCTGTGTGCGCTCCACCCATGGCTCAAGGTCAACTTCTGTACCCAAGGATGACCTGTGGCTTCTGCTGGCTGCTCTCACCCACCAAAGCCTGCTGGTCTCCAAGGCTCCCCAGAACTCCACCGAGTGGCCCAGCTTCTCCCCAGCACCACGGGGCAGGAGGTGCTCTTCTTCCTCCAAATCCTCCTTCCCTTTGGCCTCATCTCGTTCGGCAACGCCAGCATCATCAGGCCCCTCCAGAGAAGGACCCGCGTGTCCCACCAGCAGCCCAGGCTTCGCAGGGCCAAGGTGCTGGTCACCGCTGTGCTGCTGCTCCTTGGGCTGTGTTTTCTGCCCAGCGTCCTGAGCAGGGTCCTCATGCACACCCTCCAAGGGTCACAAAGCTGCAGTGTCCTGCGGTCACGGTGCACATGGCCGAGGTGCACCCACCTGCACAGTGTGCTGAACCCAGCCGTCTACTTCTCCAACCCGGCCTTCACCCACTCCTACCAGAAGGTGTTCAGCAGCctcagaggcaggaggcaggccGCAGAGCCTCCAGAACTCCTATCCTGACAGCAGCCGCCCCCGCCCCTGGTTATGTGCAAACTGCGGGCACCTGGGAGTTTAGAGTCCTGAGGAGGGGACTCTCGGCTGCCGAGCACAGACCGGGTGGAAGCCTGGCACAGCTGCTGCAGGTGTTCCTATGTGCTGCCTTCACTGGGTGCTGACCTGCTCTTTTACAATATcgtggaaaaataaaaactcaccGGCCAGCGCCTCCTTGGTAGTTAAGATGCAGAAGAAGTTGCCCAGCTGAGAAGTCAAGCAGCTCCCGCACCCTGTGTTGGAAGAGATGGAATTTGCTGGATCTTAGAGCAGGAGGGAGCCTGAAAGCTGGCATTCTCCAACTCCACGCGCTCGCAGCCCGTCGTCACCTTCCCTTTCGGTGCCTTTGTGTGCAGAAGCAAGGGATGCTGCCTTCTCAGTGACTGCGTGGACGTGTGACAACAGATGTCAGAATGCTTAGGTGAGCTTGGGCATCTGAGTTGTCTGTTTAGCATGTAGTATTTGGGGGCTTGTAAAATTTCACTTCTTCATAGGTGATACATTATGCCAAAGCCAGGGCAGTGGGTTCCTCAGTGTATTCTAAGAAGCACTTTCCTTCTAAGTTTCTCAGAATTGCCTCTAGAACATTTTCAGTCTGAAGGTACAGATGCTTTTGGATCTATTTTGGGACCTCTGCTCTGAAGGGCACATCACTTTACTGTCCTGGGAGAAACACTCAATGCACGAGTCGAGTTGCATTTGAAATGATCCTTTCCAGCCTGATACTGAGCTCAGCTTGGAGAAGGACACAGGACACGGGGCTATGCTGGGGCTGGACAGACCACTTCGGGAATGGTGtggtgcccagccctgccccgGGGGCCTTGTGAGGCTGGATCTTTTCATCTCACCCCTGGTAGACTCTACCCCAAACCTGTGGCTCGAGTTCCTTTCCTTCTTACCCCTCTCTCACTCGCTGTTCATACCCAGAGGCCTGGGTAGGGCAAAGAAGGAATCAC
Above is a genomic segment from Urocitellus parryii isolate mUroPar1 chromosome 8, mUroPar1.hap1, whole genome shotgun sequence containing:
- the Gpr31 gene encoding LOW QUALITY PROTEIN: 12-(S)-hydroxy-5,8,10,14-eicosatetraenoic acid receptor (The sequence of the model RefSeq protein was modified relative to this genomic sequence to represent the inferred CDS: inserted 3 bases in 2 codons), which codes for MVRPSCSAPSTSVETVVGVLLALECGLGLPGHAAALWTFFHLEVWKPYTVYLLSLLLTACLPFHAAFYLRHRAWGLSLMSCQALLCLLLLSCGVGVACDRYLCALHPWLKVNFCTXKDDLWLLLAALTHQSLLVSKAPQNSTEWPSFSPXTTGQEVLFFLQILLPFGLISFGNASIIRPLQRRTRVSHQQPRLRRAKVLVTAVLLLLGLCFLPSVLSRVLMHTLQGSQSCSVLRSRCTWPRCTHLHSVLNPAVYFSNPAFTHSYQKVFSSLRGRRQAAEPPELLS